In Synechococcus sp. KORDI-52, one genomic interval encodes:
- a CDS encoding metallophosphoesterase: MNHAVISCLHANLAAVEAVLNDIDSQGIETITCLGDLVGYGPQPNEVVDLVRQRGIPSCQGCWDEDIIDGLNACECSYPSQLAERRGHRAHHWTAELLSEENKAFLAELPMTLRRDKLLFVHGSPNSQHEYLLPDMNAFAALERVETAGAETLFCGHTHQPYVRELQQGSIRVKVQQRDQGAPTEQELELPMRRIVNAGSVGEPRHGSTKATYVIHNDSTGEVTIREVDYDVAKTCQAIVDAGLPEVFAWRLSHGFEYAERAEDASHVCER, from the coding sequence ATGAACCACGCCGTCATCTCCTGTTTGCACGCCAACCTGGCCGCCGTGGAGGCCGTGCTGAACGACATTGACTCCCAGGGCATCGAAACCATCACCTGCCTTGGCGACCTTGTGGGCTACGGACCCCAGCCCAATGAAGTGGTGGACCTGGTGCGTCAGCGCGGGATTCCCAGCTGCCAGGGGTGCTGGGACGAGGACATCATTGACGGTCTGAATGCCTGTGAATGCAGCTATCCCTCCCAGCTGGCGGAACGACGGGGTCATCGCGCCCATCACTGGACGGCCGAGCTGCTGAGCGAGGAGAACAAAGCCTTTCTGGCTGAACTTCCAATGACACTGCGGCGCGACAAGTTGCTGTTTGTGCATGGCAGTCCGAACAGTCAGCACGAATATCTGTTGCCTGACATGAATGCTTTTGCGGCCCTTGAACGGGTGGAAACAGCAGGAGCGGAAACCTTGTTCTGCGGCCACACCCACCAGCCCTATGTGCGCGAACTACAGCAGGGATCAATTCGGGTGAAGGTGCAACAACGCGATCAAGGCGCACCAACAGAACAGGAGCTGGAACTGCCGATGCGGCGGATCGTTAACGCTGGTTCTGTGGGGGAACCGCGCCATGGGAGCACCAAAGCCACTTACGTCATCCATAACGACAGCACCGGGGAAGTGACGATCCGAGAGGTCGACTACGACGTGGCCAAAACCTGTCAGGCCATCGTTGATGCGGGCTTACCGGAAGTGTTTGCCTGGAGGCTCAGCCACGGCTTCGAATACGCAGAGCGGGCTGAAGACGCCAGCCACGTGTGTGAGCGCTGA
- a CDS encoding GNAT family N-acetyltransferase — MLEIKPFTPSDLDVVTDLAREQDFAPGVGDIEIYANTDRQGIWLAWQDNAPVGCIAAVTYTPAYAFIGLFVVKPEHRGQGIGRHLWQHALKTLSSVQCIGLEAAVQMMDFYEKAGFQKDCITKRQQMLCRSDHPSQVSSPSQRSDIAVVPLSEVSLEAIQRYDERHEISPRPHFLDLWLRHRSGHVFVARDAEGECHGYVRIRPCLLPIGEGWRVGPWLAEDPGMASLLLNNALDHHSGVVLIDTPGHNPSAKSILSARGFKPMASTVRMYRGVMPQGHDRNVYGLACLELG, encoded by the coding sequence ATGCTGGAGATCAAACCCTTCACCCCATCCGACCTCGACGTCGTCACGGACCTGGCCCGTGAGCAGGATTTCGCGCCGGGAGTCGGCGATATTGAGATCTACGCCAACACCGATCGCCAGGGGATCTGGTTGGCATGGCAGGACAACGCGCCGGTGGGCTGCATCGCAGCGGTGACTTACACCCCCGCCTACGCCTTCATCGGCCTGTTCGTGGTGAAGCCGGAGCATCGGGGCCAGGGAATCGGCCGGCACCTCTGGCAACACGCCTTGAAGACCCTCAGCAGCGTGCAGTGCATCGGGCTTGAAGCAGCTGTGCAGATGATGGACTTCTACGAAAAAGCCGGATTTCAGAAGGACTGCATCACCAAACGCCAGCAGATGTTGTGCCGGAGCGATCATCCATCGCAGGTCTCAAGCCCGAGCCAACGCAGCGACATTGCCGTCGTTCCCCTGAGCGAGGTGTCCCTCGAGGCGATTCAGCGTTACGACGAACGTCATGAGATCAGCCCACGGCCCCATTTCCTTGACCTATGGCTTCGCCATAGGTCAGGACATGTGTTTGTGGCCAGGGATGCCGAGGGGGAATGCCATGGCTACGTGCGCATTCGGCCCTGCCTGCTGCCGATCGGCGAGGGATGGCGGGTGGGCCCATGGCTCGCCGAAGATCCCGGCATGGCCTCACTGTTGCTGAACAACGCCTTGGACCACCACAGTGGTGTCGTGCTGATCGACACCCCCGGCCACAACCCGAGCGCGAAATCCATCCTCAGCGCCAGGGGCTTCAAACCCATGGCCTCAACGGTGCGGATGTATAGGGGCGTGATGCCCCAGGGCCACGACCGCAACGTTTATGGCCTGGCCTGCCTCGAGCTGGGTTGA
- a CDS encoding PhoH family protein, with translation MKDKIVVLDTNVLLHDPEAPHRFGDLRVVIPMQVVEEIDRFKKDHSEKGRNARRISRLLDSYRARGSLADGVPIEGTNNGLLQVVFCQAQALNALPAELQGGGGDNNILAVALEQMRCSGLKQPPEVVLISKDINLRIKADAVGLKAEDYVNDKVSIEDLYSGFREISTDAETIKILHDQDELPVEAVTDPDRQHLQANEGVVLVDQHNNSHTLLARHHPNSNTIKPLQWLNRAHLGRIKARNREQSFALDLLLDPFVALVTLVGKAGTGKTLLAIAAGLHQVADTHHYARLLVTRPPISLGNDIGYLPGTLEEKLGPWMKPIIDNIDFITGSSTREDFEQTKKQRHREPRNAWADLQGMGLLEVEAINTIRGRSIPNQFLVVDEAQNLTPLEVKTIVTRVGEGTKVVFTGDPYQIDNPYVDADSNGLTWLVDKLKGQPLVGHMTLTKGERSELAELAANIL, from the coding sequence ATGAAAGATAAAATTGTCGTTCTCGACACGAATGTGCTACTTCACGATCCTGAAGCTCCACATCGCTTTGGAGATCTGCGGGTTGTGATCCCCATGCAGGTGGTCGAAGAAATTGACCGCTTCAAAAAAGATCATTCTGAAAAAGGCCGGAACGCTCGGCGGATTTCAAGGCTTCTCGATTCCTATCGAGCTCGTGGAAGTCTTGCTGACGGTGTTCCTATTGAGGGTACGAACAACGGCCTGCTTCAGGTGGTTTTCTGTCAGGCCCAAGCCCTCAACGCCTTACCAGCAGAGCTTCAGGGCGGCGGCGGCGACAACAACATCCTTGCCGTGGCTCTGGAGCAGATGCGGTGCAGTGGGCTGAAACAGCCCCCAGAAGTTGTGCTGATCAGCAAAGACATCAACCTGAGAATCAAGGCCGATGCGGTGGGACTGAAAGCTGAGGACTACGTCAACGACAAGGTTTCGATTGAAGATCTCTATTCAGGTTTCCGTGAAATCAGCACCGATGCGGAGACGATCAAGATCCTGCATGACCAGGATGAGCTGCCTGTGGAGGCTGTCACCGATCCCGACCGGCAGCATCTCCAGGCCAATGAAGGCGTTGTACTGGTGGATCAGCACAACAACAGCCATACCCTGCTAGCCCGGCACCACCCCAACAGCAACACGATCAAACCGCTGCAATGGCTGAATCGAGCCCATTTGGGCCGCATCAAAGCGAGAAACCGTGAACAGAGCTTCGCGCTGGATCTGCTGCTCGATCCATTCGTCGCGCTGGTGACCCTGGTGGGCAAGGCAGGCACAGGCAAAACGCTTCTGGCCATCGCTGCTGGTTTGCACCAGGTGGCCGATACCCATCACTACGCTCGTCTTCTGGTGACGCGTCCGCCAATCTCCCTCGGCAACGACATCGGCTATCTCCCCGGCACTCTTGAGGAAAAACTCGGCCCCTGGATGAAGCCGATCATTGACAACATTGACTTCATCACCGGTTCATCCACTCGCGAGGACTTTGAGCAGACGAAGAAGCAGCGGCACCGCGAACCACGCAACGCCTGGGCCGACCTGCAAGGCATGGGCTTGTTGGAGGTTGAAGCGATCAACACCATCCGCGGCCGATCCATTCCCAATCAGTTCCTGGTGGTGGATGAGGCGCAGAACCTGACACCCCTTGAAGTGAAGACGATCGTCACGCGGGTGGGCGAAGGAACCAAGGTTGTTTTCACCGGTGATCCATATCAAATCGACAACCCCTATGTGGATGCCGACAGCAATGGGCTCACCTGGCTCGTGGACAAACTCAAAGGTCAGCCCCTGGTGGGACACATGACCCTTACGAAAGGCGAGCGCAGTGAACTGGCTGAATTGGCGGCCAACATCCTCTGA
- a CDS encoding DUF3828 domain-containing protein — translation MLPLLAASLVAVDAPAAASPLNLTCPKGVRHQLDGLYRWQLQRMAQPNSPAAGLASQSDRFTPELFNLLLKARQLTPAQDGRYLDFDVFSNTQVRTFGAAVTGCSEAQGNSIQAAVDVQAGLRNPASGTPRRLVYQLKHDGAGQWHIADITYRNERVFQLKPYLETLLKPTP, via the coding sequence GTGCTGCCGCTGCTCGCTGCCAGCCTGGTCGCCGTTGATGCTCCAGCAGCCGCATCACCACTGAACTTGACCTGTCCGAAGGGTGTACGCCATCAGCTTGATGGCCTCTACCGCTGGCAGTTGCAGCGCATGGCCCAACCGAACAGCCCAGCTGCTGGGCTGGCCAGCCAGAGCGACCGCTTCACGCCCGAGCTCTTCAACCTGCTGCTGAAGGCCCGGCAACTCACCCCGGCACAGGATGGTCGATACCTCGACTTCGACGTCTTCAGCAACACCCAGGTCCGGACCTTCGGGGCGGCCGTTACCGGCTGCAGCGAAGCTCAGGGGAACAGCATCCAAGCGGCGGTGGACGTGCAGGCGGGTCTGCGGAACCCAGCCAGCGGAACACCGCGCCGCTTGGTGTACCAACTGAAACACGACGGGGCAGGCCAATGGCATATCGCCGACATCACCTACCGCAATGAACGGGTGTTTCAGCTCAAGCCTTATCTCGAGACGTTGCTGAAGCCAACGCCCTGA
- a CDS encoding gamma-glutamyltransferase family protein has translation MRRQFPLLRSLLLALSLCSCSPVMAAPISRDDPESTDPRRTGISTARGSAVVVTANPLASRAALTVLKDGGNAIDALITAQAVLAVVEPQSSGLAGGGFLLYWDEEQRHLEVLDGREMAPERSRPDDLIDTSGDPLPWQQATTQATAIGIPGTVALLWDAHQTHGNLPWARTLQPAIRLANSGFRPSPRLLRSIRLAQRFGVSHSPEFQALYLPGGNPPPADQPFRNPALGRTLQLLANGGGRAFYQGPLAQQILRRINALQTNEPNFRGWSPDDLASYAVVRRAPLCSQQLQHRICTMPPPSSGGLALLQTLALLNQSTNLLGTSAGEPQIWTLLARTQAWADTDRLYWVHDPRDGAVPTAALLDPAYITTRARALQHTDGAGPAPGLPPGIERYPFGKPDQSIEQGTSQITIVDGDGNIVSYTSSVETIFGSRHLVAGMVMNNQLTDFSFRPSLGGKPVANRRLPGRRPMSSMAPTLVFHNGQPVLALGSPGGRSIPHLLSRVLLASLAWNETPARAVALPHLSRRGSMLVLENDPPLPWPIPMGRITTEATLRRQSIGSGTALVQRFNGVWEGAADPRREGTALALP, from the coding sequence GTGCGGCGCCAATTCCCTCTGCTCAGATCGCTGCTGCTGGCGTTGAGCCTCTGCAGCTGCAGCCCAGTCATGGCGGCACCGATCAGCCGCGATGATCCGGAATCGACCGACCCTCGCCGCACGGGCATCTCCACGGCCAGGGGATCAGCGGTTGTGGTGACCGCCAATCCCCTGGCCAGCAGGGCGGCCCTGACGGTTCTGAAGGACGGTGGCAACGCCATCGATGCCCTGATCACGGCGCAGGCGGTGCTGGCGGTGGTCGAACCGCAGAGTTCCGGACTCGCTGGCGGGGGTTTTCTCCTTTACTGGGATGAAGAACAGCGCCACCTTGAGGTGCTGGATGGCCGTGAAATGGCGCCCGAACGCAGCCGGCCTGACGACCTGATCGACACCTCCGGTGATCCCCTGCCCTGGCAGCAGGCCACCACCCAGGCCACCGCCATCGGAATTCCGGGCACTGTGGCCCTGCTCTGGGACGCCCATCAAACCCACGGCAATCTGCCCTGGGCCCGAACCCTGCAACCGGCGATCCGGCTGGCCAATTCCGGCTTCCGGCCCAGCCCGCGGTTGCTGCGCTCCATTCGTCTCGCCCAGCGTTTCGGCGTCAGCCACAGCCCTGAATTTCAGGCGCTCTACCTGCCCGGCGGCAATCCACCTCCTGCGGATCAACCCTTCCGCAACCCCGCCCTGGGCCGGACCCTCCAGCTGCTGGCCAACGGCGGTGGCAGGGCCTTCTATCAAGGCCCGTTAGCGCAGCAAATCCTTCGCCGGATCAACGCCCTGCAAACCAACGAGCCCAACTTCCGAGGCTGGAGCCCCGACGATCTCGCCAGCTATGCCGTGGTCCGGCGCGCCCCCCTCTGCAGCCAACAGTTGCAACATCGGATCTGCACCATGCCACCCCCCAGCAGTGGCGGGCTGGCCCTTCTGCAAACGCTGGCCCTGCTCAATCAGAGCACCAACCTGCTCGGCACCAGCGCTGGCGAGCCGCAGATCTGGACGCTGCTGGCCCGCACCCAGGCCTGGGCCGATACCGACCGCCTCTACTGGGTGCACGACCCTCGCGATGGAGCGGTCCCTACCGCAGCCCTGCTGGATCCCGCTTACATCACGACCCGAGCCAGAGCGCTGCAGCATACCGATGGCGCAGGGCCAGCACCCGGGCTACCCCCAGGAATCGAGAGGTATCCGTTTGGCAAACCGGATCAGAGCATCGAGCAGGGCACCAGCCAGATCACGATCGTGGACGGCGACGGCAACATCGTCTCCTATACCTCCTCGGTGGAGACGATCTTCGGGAGTCGCCACCTGGTGGCCGGCATGGTGATGAACAATCAGCTCACCGACTTCTCCTTCAGGCCCAGCCTTGGCGGCAAACCGGTGGCGAACCGCCGCTTGCCTGGACGGAGACCGATGTCATCCATGGCACCGACGCTGGTGTTTCACAACGGCCAACCGGTGCTGGCCCTCGGCAGCCCCGGCGGCCGCAGCATCCCCCATCTGCTCAGCCGTGTGCTGCTGGCGTCACTGGCCTGGAACGAAACACCAGCTCGGGCGGTGGCCCTGCCCCATCTGTCCCGGCGGGGCAGCATGTTGGTTCTGGAAAACGACCCTCCGTTGCCGTGGCCGATCCCTATGGGGCGGATCACAACAGAGGCGACACTGCGGCGTCAAAGCATCGGCAGCGGCACCGCTTTGGTGCAAAGGTTCAATGGTGTCTGGGAGGGGGCGGCTGATCCACGCCGCGAGGGAACAGCTCTGGCCCTGCCCTGA
- a CDS encoding GTP-binding protein — MGQVCLISGPPGCGKTTWALQRLQEHPGPCAYLRLEGDNEAGLEQGADHGIDLTWLKDQVPRLHEPTPSNAAELKQDNDALTLIEVQQFHHPREEGIEGLGGKVRSKLEALQLLPDQVLHFGRDPELPAQDTLEFSKLEAWHTSLLGCVWDPNSLSSFWFELVNGAYGDVYRAKGLMNCPDGRAFFCNWMVSQQSSQFLPLDTTSPPHGRPSRTSELVVQGKALNPDGIQATINDCLLADDVLAMQQQQLQQHQPPSQG; from the coding sequence ATGGGCCAGGTGTGCCTGATTTCAGGCCCCCCAGGGTGCGGGAAAACAACCTGGGCGCTCCAAAGGCTTCAGGAGCATCCAGGCCCCTGCGCCTATCTGCGACTGGAGGGGGACAACGAAGCGGGGCTGGAGCAGGGGGCAGACCATGGGATCGACCTGACCTGGCTCAAGGACCAGGTCCCCAGACTTCACGAGCCGACGCCATCCAATGCTGCGGAACTGAAGCAGGACAACGATGCACTGACCCTGATCGAAGTGCAGCAGTTCCACCACCCCAGAGAGGAGGGCATTGAGGGCCTCGGAGGCAAGGTTCGCTCCAAACTGGAGGCCTTGCAGCTGCTGCCCGACCAAGTTCTGCACTTCGGGCGAGACCCTGAATTGCCTGCACAGGACACCTTGGAGTTCAGCAAGCTCGAGGCCTGGCACACCTCTCTCTTGGGCTGTGTCTGGGATCCCAACAGCCTGAGCAGCTTCTGGTTTGAACTCGTCAACGGTGCCTACGGCGATGTGTACCGCGCCAAAGGCCTGATGAATTGTCCTGACGGGCGAGCGTTCTTCTGCAATTGGATGGTGAGCCAGCAGTCATCCCAGTTCCTGCCCCTGGACACCACATCACCGCCGCATGGTCGCCCGAGTCGCACCTCAGAGCTCGTTGTTCAGGGAAAGGCACTCAACCCGGACGGTATTCAAGCCACCATCAATGACTGCCTGCTCGCGGATGACGTACTCGCCATGCAGCAACAACAGCTCCAGCAACACCAACCCCCATCGCAAGGCTGA
- a CDS encoding DUF1651 domain-containing protein: MPRYSATHEPPSKPGGEGWLVSPEQQKVVQFKPDAASAHAQWIAVRTYSWIPPRPPVPQTRRRMLRHNAIEAWNTMLKTGWRRCSPPLR, encoded by the coding sequence TTGCCCCGTTACAGCGCCACCCACGAACCGCCGTCAAAGCCAGGTGGCGAAGGCTGGCTGGTCAGCCCTGAACAGCAGAAAGTGGTGCAGTTCAAGCCAGACGCTGCCAGCGCCCACGCCCAGTGGATCGCGGTGCGCACCTACAGCTGGATACCGCCCAGGCCACCTGTGCCCCAGACCCGTCGGCGGATGCTCAGGCACAACGCCATCGAGGCCTGGAACACGATGCTGAAAACAGGTTGGCGTCGCTGCTCGCCGCCCTTGCGCTGA